One region of Citrus sinensis cultivar Valencia sweet orange chromosome 6, DVS_A1.0, whole genome shotgun sequence genomic DNA includes:
- the LOC102606885 gene encoding putative serine/threonine-protein kinase, with amino-acid sequence MKLPFRCLSCCSAISSEAAASAMVRTGNGGQNHEVFQVFSYNELRNATQGFSSSNKIGEGSFGSVYKGRLRDGTVVGVKVLSVELESMRGEREFASELAALSTIKHQNLVTLRGCCIDGARRYLVYEYMENNSLARILLGGEQNRVKFNWEIRREIALGIARGLAYLHEEVKPRIVHRDIKASNVLIDHNFMPKISDFGLSKLLRDNGSHISTRVAGTLGYLAPEYAVSGHLTRKSDVYSFGVLILEIISGRPVVSFNLEQGEHYLVQKAWEVYEDRNLGRLVDPTLEMNNPEEEAVRFLKVGLLCVQENVRLRPSMSTATKMLNNEIDIQDAEISQPGLLSNFMDIKLGHQNMSS; translated from the exons ATGAAGCTGCCTTTTCGTTGCTTAAGCTGCTGCTCCGCTATTTCATCAGAAGCCGCTGCTTCCGCTATGGTTAGAACCGGCAACG GAGGACAAAATCATGAAGTGTTTCAGGTATTTTCTTACAATGAGCTGAGAAATGCTACCCAAGGTTTCTCTAGTTCTAACAAGATCGGCGAAGGCAGCTTTGGTTCTGTATACAAG GGCCGGCTTCGAGATGGCACAGTTGTGGGGGTGAAAGTGCTTTCAGTTGAGCTTGAATCAATGAGAGGAGAGAGGGAATTTGCATCAGAGTTAGCGGCTCTATCAACAATCAAGCATCAAAATCTTGTCACACTTCGTGGATGTTGCATTGATGGAGCCAGAAGATATTTGGTCTATGAATACATGGAGAATAATAGCCTTGCCCGTATTTTACTTG GCGGGGAGCAAAATAGGGTGAAATTTAACTGGGAAATTAGGCGGGAAATTGCATTGGGAATTGCTCGAGGGCTTGCCTATCTACATGAAGAGGTTAAACCTCGCATTGTGCACCGAGATATCAAAGCAAGCAATGTACTCATTGATCATAATTTCATGCCAAAGATATCCGATTTTGGCCTGTCAAAGTTGCTAAGAGATAACGGATCTCACATTAGTACCCGAGTTGCTGGAACATT AGGCTATCTTGCTCCAGAATATGCTGTTAGCGGACATTTGACAAGAAAATCAGATGTTTATAGTTTTGGAGTATTAATATTGGAAATTATCAGCGGTCGACCAGttgtatcttttaatttagaacaagGGGAACATTACTTGGTTCAaaag GCATGGGAAGTGTATGAGGATAGAAACCTAGGACGACTAGTGGATCCTACACTTGAAATGAACAATCCTGAAGAAGAGGCCGTTCGATTCTTAAAGGTGGGGTTGCTGTGTGTGCAAGAAAATGTAAGGCTGCGGCCATCAatgtcaacagcaaccaagaTGTTGAACAATGAAATTGACATTCAAGATGCTGAGATTTCACAACCTGGACTTCTCTCTAACTTTATGGATATCAAATTGGGCCACCAAAACATGTCATCATAG